The Pan troglodytes isolate AG18354 chromosome 1, NHGRI_mPanTro3-v2.0_pri, whole genome shotgun sequence genome includes a region encoding these proteins:
- the LOC112208289 gene encoding large ribosomal subunit protein eL30-like — MVLAKKIKKSVEWINSRLLLVIKSGKYILRYKQTLKMIRQGKAKLAIHTENCPALRKSKIEYYTMLTKTGVHHYSDNNFELGIACGKYCRVCMLSIIDPDDSDIVRSVPEQTGHHLDHSGFSASPACGPWRAQTDQGLKGSPTRHSCSTKKQPDCFFKWVCDPVPPNWVRPPNQGLQPSPTGAFRLTIDQYPPCDAASRGRGRLPFLMFHSLHQ; from the coding sequence ATGGTGCTTGCAAAGAAGATTAAAAAGTCAGTGGAATGGATCAACTCTAGGCTTCTACTTGTTATAAAAAGTGGAAAGTACATACTGAGGTACAAGCAGACTCTAAAGATGATCAGGCAAGGCAAAGCAAAATTGGCTATCCACACTGAAAACTGTCCAGCTTTGAGGAAATCCAAAATAGAGTACTATACCATGTTGACCAAAACTGGTGTCCATCACTACAGTGACAATAATTTTGAATTGGGCATAGCATGTGGGAAATACTGCAGAGTATGCATGCTGTCTATCATTGATCCAGACGATTCTGATATCGTTAGAAGCGTGCCAGAACAGACAGGCCACCACCTTGACCATTCAGGCTTCTCAGCCAGTCCAGCCTGTGGGCCTTGGAGAGCCCAAACTGATCAGGGGCTGAAAGGTTCTCCAACACggcacagctgctctaccaaaaagcagccagactgcttctttaagtgggtctGTGATCCCGTTCCTCCtaactgggtgagacctcccaaccaGGGACTCCAGCCATCTCCTACAGGTGCATTCAGGCTGACAATAGATCAGTACCCCCCCTGCGAtgcagcttccagaggaaggggcaggctgcCATTTTTGATGTTTCACAGCCTTCATCAGTGA